The Epinephelus lanceolatus isolate andai-2023 chromosome 1, ASM4190304v1, whole genome shotgun sequence genome has a window encoding:
- the LOC144464667 gene encoding proline-rich transmembrane protein 3, which yields MGRSSLLFITLTMSLSSLGNLIQTPHSLHHSDSVRITRGTGRDNKAPDSLASGLILHSQSSGDSVEGSGQSVESTASQTLIIPKKSERVGSENRSGSGITLTTTPALTPHHSRAQGRETDKANMSITGFTHSSVHMISEEALLDGSHVMTEEQLKKNHTSIMIQNNVFVPTTNQNLSGPRGPCVLGLSPCVVLTNSNGTNLLWDDMRRTLAFAWELHVFGSASLFILLAALAVIGMASACTLPHPLCDALILANTLLILSGSLRGVLLLLDPYGTRQVLSRATLAALHNVPLQLLLWAQVALALVTLRGLKLLLFPLRLQRPWVVGGLAISHCTPLLVADLFSPTLSPALPLLLQTLSLCWGLPFCMGIFMKSFSHLHPLLRSSVPHWVPSLRVEKRAKRVTAVCAFLGFLCFSLQMYSLLWLYGLLGNWRRFGWGWWLSQFWARILELAWGFSLLVLGCWIFWTMYRGHSRGNHGQGRSEVPKVAEETSLWGQVLASIQKGPLRKSEKTWEDLMPSNWAKYNLSKAGLSNNLMCPYDDQLSTTPDYKPDPVSISSSDSQTALLWQKVGERECILSLIEFDMRPPSPINLRRSIDMALHHGQLVAGGLFTPPPPPWTQNMGADITDENDGTITFPPAYVGYRWTLDTEPISASLDHFTAKEPTQSPNAATDYNVSVGSPAAARQREEFDSVLSAVMHQHDWSEDDVTDL from the exons ATGGGGCGTTCATCTTTACTCTTCATTACCCTAACCATGTCTCTCTCTTCACTTGGAAACCTTATTCAAACTCCTCACTCACTGCACCACTCTGATTCAGTCCGAATAACTCGAGGCACGGGCAGAGACAACAAGGCCCCGGACAGCTTGGCCAGTGGACTGATCCTCCACTCACAGAGCAGCGGTGACTCTGTGGAGGGCAGTGGACAAAGTGTTGAAAGTACAGCATCACAGACGCTCATCATTCCAAAGAAGTCTGAGCGAGTTGGCAGTGAAAACCGTTCTGGGTCTGGAATCACATTAACTACAACGCCAGCACTTACTCCACACCACTCAAGGGCTCAGGGCCGAGAAACTGACAAAGCTAATATGTCAATTACAGGATTCACTCACTCCAGTGTGCACATGATCTCAGAGGAAGCTCTTTTGGACGGCAGCCACGTAATGACTGAGGAACAGTTAAAAAAGAATCACACATCCATTATGA TCCAAAACAATGTGTTTGTCCCTACAACGAACCAGAACCTGTCAGGACCCAGAGGTCCCTGTGTGCTCGGTCTGAGTCCTTGTGTAGTTCTTACAAACTCTAATGGCACCAATCTGCTCTGGGATGACATGAGGCGCACACTGGCATTTGCTTGGGAGTTACATGTCTTTGGGTCAGCCAGCCTTTTCATACTGCTCGCAGCTCTGGCAGTTATAGGAATGGCCAGTGCGTGCACTCTTCCTCATCCCCTCTGTGACGCCCTGATCTTGGCAAATACTCTCCTGATCCTGAGTGGTAGTCTGCGTGGTGTCCTCCTTCTGCTTGATCCTTATGGCACCCGTCAGGTCCTGTCTCGTGCCACTCTGGCAGCACTCCATAATGTCCCTCTGCAGCTCCTCCTGTGGGCGCAGGTTGCCCTCGCTCTGGTCACACTCAGAGGGTTGAAATTATTACTTTTCCCTCTAAGGCTGCAGCGCCCGTGGGTAGTGGGAGGCCTGGCGATATCACATTGTACTCCATTACTTGTAGCAGACCTTTTCTCTCCAACTTTGTCCCCCGCTCTCCCTCTGTTGCTGCAGACCCTCTCCCTCTGCTGGGGCCTCCCATTCTGCATGGGGATCTTCATGAAGTCTTTCTCTCATCTACACCCCCTTCTCAGGTCGTCTGTGCCTCACTGGGTTCCTTCACTGAGGGTTGAGAAGCGGGCAAAGCGAGTAACAGCAGTGTGCGCCTTCCTCGGGTTTCTCTGCTTCAGCCTGCAGATGTACAGTCTCCTCTGGCTTTATGGGCTGCTGGGGAACTGGAGGCGTTTTGGCTGGGGCTGGTGGCTCAGTCAGTTCTGGGCCAGAATTCTTGAGCTAGCTTGGGGATTCTCGTTGCTTGTCCTGGGATGTTGGATCTTCTGGACGATGTATAGGGGTCATTCAAGGGGCAATCACGGACAGGGAAGAAGTGAGGTGCCTAAAGTGGCAGAGGAGACAAGCTTGTGGGGTCAGGTGTTGGCGAGCATACAGAAAGGGCCACTTAGAAAATCTGAGAAAACCTGGGAAGACCTGATGCCAAGCAACTGGGCAAAGTATAACCTGTCCAAAGCAGGTTTAAGCAACAACTTAATGTGTCCGTATGATGATCAGCTGTCCACCACACCAGACTACAAGCCCGatcctgttagcattagcagctcTGACTCTCAGACTGCACTACTGTGGCAAAAAGTTGGTGAACGTGAATGCATTCTGTCACTTATAGAATTTGACATGCGGCCTCCATCTCCTATCAACCTGCGGCGCAGCATTGACATGGCCCTTCACCATGGACAGCTAGTAGCAGGAGGCCTGTTcacacctccacctccccctTGGACTCAAAATATGGGCGCAGACATCACTGATGAAAATGATGGCACAATAACATTCCCTCCAGCTTATGTTGGCTACAGGTGGACGTTGGATACAGAGCCTATTTCTGCATCTCTAGACCACTTCACAGCTAAAGAGCCGACACAGTCACCCAACGCTGCCACTGATTATAATGTTAGTGTTGGGTCTCCAGCTGCTGCACGTCAGAGAGAAGAATTTGACTCAGTGCTctcagcagtgatgcatcagCATGACTGGTCtgaggatgatgtcacagacctCTAA